One Archangium violaceum genomic window, CCCCGAGGCGGATGACTCCACCGGCCGGCCCGGCGGGGCCTGCCGCACCAGCGGGGACTGCGCGGCGCGCTTCAGCTGCTCCCAGGGCCAGTGCCGCTACACGGGCATCCGACAGGCCGAGCGCGTGGGCTGCCTGCTGGGCCCTGAGGACACACTGGCGGTGGTGGGGCTGGGACTGGTGGTGGCCGCCCGGCGTCGCCGGGAGGGACGATGAGGCTCGGGCTCAAGGCGGACAACCTGTTGGAGC contains:
- a CDS encoding MXAN_6627.5 family MYXO-CTERM protein; translated protein: MKIAPPTRSMLSRLALSLTLLLPVAARAQDGGRPDSGILYDVPDASVGNGGADRDNPEADDSTGRPGGACRTSGDCAARFSCSQGQCRYTGIRQAERVGCLLGPEDTLAVVGLGLVVAARRRREGR